The proteins below come from a single Burkholderia sp. FERM BP-3421 genomic window:
- the hyi gene encoding hydroxypyruvate isomerase: MPKFAANLTMLFNETPFLDRFQAAAEAGFDAVEFLFPYPYAKEELAEQLARHHLRLVLHNLPAGNWDQGERGIACLPDRVGEFQDGVGRALDYAKALGVPQLNCLVGIPAAGAARDTTLVTIVENLRFAAAALKREGIRLLVEPCNAYDIPGFALNRSAEALDVIRAVGSDNLFLQYDIYHMQRMEGELAATLRRHLASIAHIQLADNPGRHEPGTGEINYAYLFALLDSLGYDGYIGCEYKPRTTTVDGLGWLRDVAGLDAAAARALA, from the coding sequence ATGCCGAAATTCGCCGCCAACCTGACCATGCTGTTCAACGAGACGCCGTTCCTCGACCGCTTCCAGGCGGCCGCGGAAGCGGGCTTCGACGCCGTCGAGTTCCTGTTCCCGTATCCCTATGCGAAAGAGGAGCTGGCCGAGCAGCTCGCGCGCCACCACCTGCGTCTCGTGCTGCACAACCTGCCCGCCGGCAACTGGGACCAGGGCGAGCGCGGGATCGCCTGCCTGCCCGACCGCGTCGGCGAATTCCAGGACGGCGTCGGGCGCGCGCTCGACTATGCGAAGGCGCTCGGCGTGCCGCAGTTGAACTGCCTAGTCGGCATCCCGGCCGCGGGCGCCGCGCGCGACACGACGCTCGTGACGATCGTCGAGAACCTGCGCTTCGCCGCCGCCGCGCTCAAGCGCGAAGGCATCCGGCTGCTGGTCGAGCCGTGCAACGCCTACGATATTCCCGGCTTCGCGCTGAACCGTTCGGCGGAGGCGCTCGACGTGATCCGCGCGGTCGGTTCCGACAACCTGTTCCTGCAGTACGACATCTACCACATGCAACGGATGGAGGGCGAACTCGCGGCGACGCTGCGCCGGCACCTCGCGTCGATCGCGCACATCCAGCTCGCCGACAATCCGGGCCGCCACGAGCCGGGCACGGGCGAGATCAACTACGCGTACCTGTTCGCGCTGCTCGACTCGCTCGGCTACGACGGCTACATCGGCTGCGAGTACAAGCCGCGCACGACGACCGTCGACGGCCTCGGCTGGCTGCGCGACGTCGCCGGCCTCGACGCGGCCGCCGCGCGCGCGCTCGCCTGA
- a CDS encoding 2-hydroxy-3-oxopropionate reductase, with amino-acid sequence MATTIGFIGLGIMGAHMARNLLKGGHRLVVNGAYPVPDDLRAAAQVVAHSTAVAQAADVIISIVPDTPDVRNALFADDGVAKGLSAGKLVIDMSSISPLDTQAFAKEINALGCDYLDAPVSGGEVGARDATLTIMVGGPQRAFDRARPLFELMGRNISLIGDNGAGQTTKVANQIIVALNLEAVAEALLFAARSGADPERVRQALMGGFAASRILELHGERMTKRTFDPGFRIELHQKDLNLALDGARRLGVALPHTASAQQLFSVCAAHGGRSWDHSAIVRALEIMSNYEIAEPQRDAKVA; translated from the coding sequence ATGGCAACCACGATCGGCTTCATCGGACTCGGCATCATGGGCGCGCACATGGCGCGCAACCTGCTCAAGGGCGGCCATCGGCTCGTCGTCAACGGCGCCTATCCGGTGCCGGACGACCTGCGCGCAGCCGCGCAGGTCGTCGCGCACTCGACCGCGGTCGCGCAAGCCGCCGACGTGATCATCTCGATCGTCCCGGACACCCCCGACGTGCGCAACGCGCTGTTCGCCGACGACGGCGTCGCGAAGGGCCTGTCCGCCGGCAAGCTCGTGATCGACATGAGCTCGATCTCGCCGCTCGACACCCAGGCCTTCGCCAAGGAGATCAACGCGCTCGGCTGCGACTACCTCGACGCGCCGGTGTCGGGCGGCGAAGTCGGCGCGCGCGACGCCACGCTGACGATCATGGTCGGCGGCCCGCAGCGCGCGTTCGACCGCGCCCGTCCGCTGTTCGAACTGATGGGCAGGAACATCTCGCTGATCGGCGACAACGGCGCGGGCCAGACCACCAAGGTCGCGAACCAGATCATCGTCGCGCTCAACCTCGAGGCGGTCGCCGAAGCGCTGTTGTTCGCCGCGCGCTCGGGCGCCGATCCGGAACGTGTGCGGCAGGCGCTGATGGGCGGCTTCGCGGCGTCGCGCATACTCGAACTGCATGGCGAACGGATGACAAAACGCACCTTCGATCCCGGTTTCCGCATCGAGCTGCACCAGAAGGATCTGAACCTCGCGCTCGACGGCGCGCGCCGCCTCGGCGTCGCACTGCCGCACACGGCGAGCGCGCAGCAGCTGTTCAGCGTATGCGCCGCGCACGGCGGCCGCAGCTGGGATCATTCCGCCATCGTGCGCGCGCTCGAGATCATGTCGAACTACGAAATAGCCGAGCCGCAGCGCGACGCCAAGGTCGCATGA
- a CDS encoding asparaginase has translation MNASTPNSPSSPSGRALPRIAVLATGGTIAGAAPDAARTAGYQAGALGVAYLLDAVPALAQVARIEGEQIASIDSKDLALPLWTALAERINALLVDESVDGVVVTHGTDTLEETAYLLHLTVKSEKPVVLTAAMRPATALSSDGPLNLLNAVAVAGSEAARGQGVLVAFNNKIHCARDVVKTSTYAVDAFHTPDLGALGWVQDGRIEFARRATRPHTLAARFAAPAEWPRVEVVTSYAGVSRLAVDACVAAGARGLVVAGTGNGSLHAELQAGLAEAAARGIAVVRASRVGAGHVMRNGAANDDALGFVSAGSLNPFKARVLLMLALAHGVSGAADLQQVFDTY, from the coding sequence ATGAACGCATCCACACCGAATTCCCCTTCCTCCCCGTCCGGGCGCGCCTTGCCGCGCATCGCAGTGCTCGCCACCGGCGGTACGATCGCGGGCGCCGCGCCCGACGCCGCGCGCACGGCCGGCTACCAGGCGGGCGCACTGGGCGTCGCGTACCTGCTCGACGCGGTGCCGGCGCTCGCGCAGGTCGCCCGGATCGAGGGCGAGCAGATCGCGAGCATCGACAGCAAGGATCTCGCGCTGCCGCTCTGGACCGCGCTCGCCGAACGGATCAACGCGCTGCTCGTGGACGAGTCGGTCGACGGCGTCGTCGTCACGCACGGCACCGACACGCTCGAAGAAACGGCCTATCTGCTGCACCTGACCGTGAAGAGCGAGAAACCCGTGGTGCTGACCGCCGCGATGCGGCCCGCGACCGCGTTGTCGTCGGACGGTCCGCTGAACCTGTTGAATGCGGTCGCGGTGGCCGGCAGCGAGGCCGCGCGCGGACAGGGCGTGCTCGTTGCGTTCAACAACAAGATTCACTGCGCGCGCGATGTGGTCAAGACGAGCACCTATGCAGTCGACGCGTTCCACACGCCGGACCTGGGCGCGCTGGGCTGGGTGCAGGACGGCCGCATCGAGTTCGCGCGCCGCGCGACGCGGCCGCATACGCTCGCCGCGCGCTTCGCGGCGCCGGCCGAGTGGCCGCGCGTCGAGGTGGTGACGAGCTACGCGGGCGTGTCGCGGCTCGCGGTCGACGCATGCGTGGCGGCCGGCGCGCGCGGTCTCGTCGTCGCGGGCACCGGCAACGGCTCGCTCCATGCGGAATTGCAGGCCGGGCTCGCGGAGGCGGCCGCGCGCGGCATCGCGGTGGTGCGCGCATCGCGGGTGGGGGCCGGCCACGTGATGCGCAACGGCGCGGCGAACGACGACGCGCTCGGGTTCGTCAGCGCGGGCTCGTTGAATCCGTTCAAGGCGCGCGTACTGCTGATGCTTGCGCTCGCGCACGGTGTAAGCGGTGCGGCCGACCTGCAGCAGGTGTTCGACACGTATTGA
- the lysM gene encoding peptidoglycan-binding protein LysM has translation MGLLSFIKEAGEKLLGKSDEQAASDPASANQTAADAIKNYIAAQGLDTSNLQVAFDGASRTVTLSGSVGDLDTKAKVKVAAGNVQGVAGVNDDDLQPDDPQVQYHDVVSGDNLWKIAEKYYGNGAKNDVIFQANRPMLSSPDKIYPGQKLVIPPQD, from the coding sequence ATGGGTCTTCTTTCGTTTATCAAGGAAGCGGGTGAGAAGCTGCTCGGCAAGAGCGACGAGCAGGCCGCGAGCGATCCGGCCTCCGCCAACCAGACCGCGGCCGACGCCATCAAGAACTACATCGCCGCGCAGGGCCTCGACACCTCGAACCTGCAAGTCGCCTTCGACGGCGCGTCGCGCACCGTCACGCTGTCGGGCAGCGTCGGCGATCTCGACACCAAGGCCAAGGTCAAGGTCGCGGCCGGCAACGTGCAAGGCGTCGCGGGCGTCAACGACGACGACCTGCAGCCGGACGATCCGCAAGTGCAGTATCACGACGTCGTGTCCGGCGACAACCTGTGGAAGATCGCCGAGAAGTACTACGGCAACGGCGCGAAGAACGACGTGATCTTCCAGGCCAACCGTCCGATGCTGTCGAGCCCGGACAAGATCTATCCGGGCCAGAAGCTCGTGATTCCGCCGCAGGACTGA